The Maridesulfovibrio frigidus DSM 17176 genome has a segment encoding these proteins:
- a CDS encoding TAXI family TRAP transporter solute-binding subunit: protein MLKSLSCLLLACIICVTFAAAPSQASDKNLILATATTGGTYYPVGVAIGTLISIKLAKSEKITATAINSAGSGENVQMLKNKEADLAILQALYGLNAYEGKGPYEGQAFKGFRSISMLWENVEHFPILNKYLKNGNIEDLKTLDEKFSIGKRGSGSEGSGRTLLKIMGVDVDKDLTLEFLGYTPSAQAMMDGRIAGANIPAGPPAAAITQLYAQLGADDVTVLDFTDAQLAKIQKQFPIWNRYVIPAGTYPSQVKDINTIAQPNFLACRADLPEETVYLMTKTIYENLSFLNNIHKATKAMSLERATKGLPAPLHPGAERYYREAGVIK, encoded by the coding sequence ATGTTAAAAAGTCTTTCCTGCCTGCTCTTAGCTTGCATCATCTGTGTCACATTCGCTGCTGCCCCATCACAGGCCAGCGACAAAAACCTTATTCTCGCAACAGCAACAACTGGCGGAACTTACTACCCTGTTGGAGTTGCAATCGGCACGCTCATCAGCATCAAGCTTGCGAAGAGCGAAAAGATCACCGCGACAGCAATCAACTCCGCTGGTTCCGGCGAAAACGTACAGATGCTTAAGAACAAAGAAGCTGACCTTGCTATCTTACAGGCTCTTTACGGCCTTAACGCATACGAAGGCAAAGGCCCTTACGAAGGACAAGCTTTCAAAGGATTCAGAAGTATTTCAATGCTTTGGGAAAACGTTGAACATTTCCCAATCCTGAATAAGTACCTGAAAAACGGAAACATCGAAGATCTGAAAACCCTCGACGAAAAATTTTCAATCGGCAAGCGTGGTAGCGGATCTGAAGGCTCCGGTAGAACTCTGCTCAAAATCATGGGCGTAGATGTAGATAAGGACCTAACACTTGAATTCCTTGGCTACACTCCATCTGCACAGGCTATGATGGATGGCCGCATTGCAGGAGCAAACATTCCTGCCGGCCCTCCTGCCGCAGCTATTACTCAGCTTTATGCACAGCTCGGAGCTGACGACGTCACAGTCCTAGACTTCACAGACGCACAGCTTGCTAAAATCCAGAAGCAGTTTCCAATCTGGAACAGGTATGTAATCCCAGCAGGTACATACCCTTCCCAGGTAAAAGACATCAACACCATCGCACAGCCAAACTTCCTAGCATGTCGTGCTGATCTCCCTGAAGAAACTGTATACCTCATGACCAAGACTATTTACGAAAACCTTTCATTCCTGAACAACATTCACAAAGCGACTAAAGCAATGAGCCTTGAGCGCGCAACAAAAGGTTTGCCAGCTCCTCTGCATCCAGGTGCAGAAAGATACTACCGTGAAGCCGGCGTAATTAAATAA